One Ilumatobacter fluminis genomic window, CGTTCCGGTGTTCGCCCGGGTGTCGCCCGAGCACAAGCTGCGGATCGTCGAGCAGTTGCAGTCGCAGGGCCAGGTCGTCGCGATGACCGGCGATGGCGTGAACGATGCTCCGGCGCTGAAGCGGGCCGACATCGGCGTGGCGATGGGGATCACGGGCACCGACGTCTCGAAAGAGGCGGCCGAGATGGTGCTGCGCGACGACAACTTCGCGACGATCGTCGCCGCCGTCGAGGAAGGACGGGTGATCTACGACAACCTGCGACGTTTCGTCGCGTTCGCGGTCGCCGGCAACCTCGGCAAGATCATCGTGATGCTCGGCTGGCCGGTGCCGTTCCTGCTTGCCGGCGGCGAGTTCGAAACGGCGATCGCCTTGCTGCCGCTGCAGCTGTTGTGGCTGAACCTGATGACCGACGGTCTGCTCGGCTTCGCGATGGGGGTCGAGCCGGCGGCACCGGGCGTCATGCAACGGCCGCCGCATCGTCCGGGGGCGGGCCTGTGGTCGGGCGGTGCGGGCTGGCGTACGGCATGGATCGGTTCGGTGATCGGTGTCGTCTCGCTCGGCGTCGGCTTCGCGTACCACGCCGCCGACCGGGTCGAGTGGCAGACGATGGTGTTCACGACCCTGGCGTTCATGCAGATCTTCCAGGCGATCGGTGCCCGGTCGGAGCGCGAGTCGTTGCGGGCGATCGGCCTGACCTCGAACCGGGTCATGGTCGGCGTCGTCGGGGCGGTCGCCGCCCTGCAGCTCGCTGCGATCTACACCCCGCTCCGCACCTTCCTCGATCTCGAGCCGCTCTCGACGTTCGACCTCGCGGTGCCGGTCTCCCTGGGCGCTGCGCTGCTGGTCGTCATCGAGACGACGAAGCGGTTCGCCCGCCGTGGCCAGGCTCCGGGCTGATCAGGCCTTGCGGAGGCGCTTCAGTTCGTCCTTCTCGCGGAGGCGCTTGCGGCGACGGTGACGCCACGCCCAACCGATCGACTCGGTGACGACGACGGTCGCACCGATCGCGATGAGGAGCAGGAGGACGAGCGGCAGCGTGCCGTCCATCCACAAGAAGTTGATCTCGACGTCCTGGGTGTTCTGCGCGGCGGCGATCACGGCCAGGGCGACGATGACGACGACAGCGCCGCCCGCCCACATCACCCCGGTGCCGCGATAGTCCCGCACCGGTTCGGCCTCGGTGCGGTCGGTCGGCGTCGTGTCGGTCGGCATGTCGTCAGGCGCTCGCATGTCCAGGCATACCCACTTCCTCGCGACAAGACACACCTGCTGCCTCGAACAGAAGGGGTCAGGCACCTTCCGTTCAGCAAGCTCGGATCTGAGCTGGCTTGCGGGAACGGAAGGTGCCTGACCCCTTCTGTTCAGCGGAGGGCGCGGGCGATGGCTCCCCAGCGGTTGACGGCGGCGGGGTCGCGGGCGATCGACTCGGCGGCGAGGTACGGGACGATGCGAGCGGCGATGCCGTCGTACCGTTCGCGCAACCGGTCGGCGAGTTCGTCCCACGGAGCGGGGATCGCGAAGTGGTCGAGCACCTCGTCGGTGACGAGTGCCGACAGGGCATCCATGTCACCGGCCCGCATCGCCTCGGTGAGGCGGGGCGTGAGGTCGGTGAAGCCGAGGTCGTCGAACTGGTAGGCGTAGTTCGGGGTCGACCCGTAGAACGCGATCTGGGTGCGGGCCCGCTCCCACAACGGTGCGCGCTCCTCGGGCGTGTCGCCGGGAACGGCGAACACCGGCACGATCAGGTCGAGGTCGGCGAGGGTGCGGCCGGCCGCCTCGGCGCCGGCGGTGACGGCGGGCAGCAACCGCTCCTGCAAGTAGTGCGCGGAGTGGAGCGGATGGACGTGGATGCCGTCGGCGACCTCACCGGCCACTCGGCACATCACGGGTCCGACGGCGGAGATGTCGACCGGGACGTCGCCGTACTCGTGGGTGGGCGGCGACCACGCGGTGGGGAGCAGGCTGAGCGGGTAGAACTCGCCGTCGTGCGAGAGGCGTTCCTCGCGTCGGAACGCCCGCAGCGAAGCCTTGACGGCCAGCACGTAGTCGCGCATGCGGGCGGCGGGGCGGTCGAACTCGCCGGCGTAGCGGCGTTCGACGTGGGCTTTGACCTGGCTGCCGAGTCCGAGCCGGAACCGGCCCTGGGTGTTGCCGGCGATCTCCCACGCGTACTGGGCGGCGATCATCGGGCTACGCGGGAACGCGACGGCGATGCCGGTCGAGAACGAGAGGGTCGGTGCCGCCTCGGCGGCCATCGCGATCGAGATCCACGGCGTCTGGGACGACTCCGTGAAGAGCATCCCGGAGAAGCCGGCCGCCTCGAGCCGCCGCGCCAGATCGGCGGTGTCGGACCACGACGCCACTCCGGTCATCAAGTCGAGTTCCATGGCCCGACAGTAGAGAGCGGCCGGGATCTCGCCAGAGCCGGACCCGCCGGACGCGAACCGGCTGACCGCTCCGAGGAACGGTCAGCCGGTGCACGTTGTGGGCGTCCTCGACCTGTCAGCCGCTGAACGGCGCCACCGGGAGCGGGGTCGCAGCCCCGACGAAGGCGACGATCTGGTGGGCGCCGGGGTTCGTCTGGACCGGGATGGTCTCCCAGTTGTTCGCGACCCAGACGTTGCCGGACGGGTCGATCGCGACGCCGGTGTTGCGCGTCAGCCCGTCGAAGGCGTAGCCGGTGTCGTCGGGCGAGATGCCGTCGCCCGTGCTGAGGCCGCGCGGGCAGGTCGACGGATCGGTGCCGCAGAACGCCGACAGTCGCTTGTCGGCGAAGTTGGCGGCCCAGACGTTGCCGGCGCCGTCGGTGGCGATGCCCCACGGGCGGGTCACGCCACCACCGGTGAAGGGCCCGGCCACGGTCGTGCCGTCGGCGCTGATGAGCGACACCGACGGTGCGCCCTCGGCGTCGGCGGGACGCTCCGGACACGGCAGGGTCGTCGTGCCCGAGTTGGCCACCCACACGCTGCCGTCGGGAGCGGTCGCCAGACCCATCGGGTTCTGGAAGCCCGGGTCGGTCAACGGCGAACCGTCGATCGGGCTGCCGTCACGGTTCAACACGGCGACGGTGTTGTTCTGGATACCGCTGACGAAGATGTGCTCGCCGTTGTCGACCACGTCGAAGGGCTGCTCGAGGCCGAGACTGCCGAGATTGACGGCCGCGGCCGGGTCGCCACCGGGATACAACGACACCGTGTTGTTGCCACAGTTGGCGATCCACACGTCGTCGTTGTCGGACACGACGATGCCCTGCGGCCAGCTCAGGTCGCCGCGGGTGAAACCTTCCTCCGGCGAGAGCGCCTCACCGTCGTAGGTGAACAGCGACATGCTGTTGTGGGGCGGCTGCTGGTCTCGGGGCACCCGGGCGCCGCAGCGGCGAAGCCGAAGTTGCTGAACCACAACCGGCCGTCGCTGGTGAACTCGATGCCGAAGCCCGAGCCCGACAGGCCGCCGCCTTCGTAGGTCGCCAGCAGTGCTCCGTCCGGGCCGAACTTGAACATCTCGTCGCTGCCGCAGACCGGGTTCTCCGGGTTGGGGTCGTAGTCGTAGTTGTTGTTCACCCAGACATTGCCGTCCGGATCGATGGCGAACGCGCCGGGTCCGGCGAGGTCGGTGCCGTCGCCGTCGAAGCGCAGTGCGAGCGTCCATGCCGCCGGTGCGACTTCCAGACCGGGCCGGTCACCCGCCTGGAGCTGCGAGAGCGCGAACACCGGCTCGACCGCAGCCGAGGGGTCACGCGCGATCGACGCGACGGTCGCGGCCATCGAGGCAGCGGCGTCGACACCGGCCGCATCGTCGAGCTCGACGCACAGGCTCCGATCGGCCAGGCAGGCACCGACCGCGTTCGTCAGCGAGGTGAACGCAGGAAGGGTTTGGGTCGCGTAGCCGTTGGGCGCGGTGGTCAGCACGTCGGCGTAGTCGCCGGTGACCGGATCGGCGAGATTCGCCGCCATCGAGACCGCGTTGACGAACCCGGGGTTGGGGCCGGACGGCAGATCGTCACCGAAGAACTGGGCCAGGCCGTAGCCGGCGGCGACGGTGGTGCGTTCGTTCACGGTGAGCTCGGCGCCGACATCGGTCGTGACGACGGCGAGGTCAGCGCCCTCCGAGTCGGGGGACGCTGCTTCGACCAGCAGGACGCGGTCATCGGGGAGGTCGACCTCGCCCAGCGCGAAGGCGCCGCCGTCGGTCTCGCCGCTCGCCAGCTCGACCGGGTCGCCCTCGCCGACCGACCAGGCGGTCACGGCCCACTCGACGTCGCCGACGTCGGCGATCGGAGCGACCCTGCCGCTCAGGCCTTCGTCGGCGTCTTCCGGCTCCGCATCGTCGGAACCGTCGGTGTCAGTGTCAGCGTCGTCGGCCTCCCCCGATGCGTCGTTCTCGTCCGAGTCCTCGGACTCGTCGCTGGGTTCGGTGGTGTCGGGCGTGGTGTCGGGGGCGGTATCTGGCGCAGTGTCGGGCGTGGTCGTGCCCGATTCATCGGCGTCCTCGCCCGAGCACGCCGCCGCAGCGAGGCTGAGGGCGACGACGATCGGAATGACGCGTTTGCGTGCTTTACGTGGTGTCATGACTACTCCGGGTGGTTGAGTGCCCTGACCATAACGGTTCCGATCACGCCCACCGAACCGGACTCCACTCACGCCCCGCGATCGACGGCGGACGGTCGGATGAGGTCAGACCCCATCCGACCGGAAACCGCTGGCTGATCACCGCACGCCCTGTCGGATGGGGTCTGACCTCATCCGACTCGGTGATTGCCGGAGCGTCAGACGACGGAGAGGTTGACGTCGATGTTGTTGCGGGTGGCGTTCGAGTAGGGGCACACCTGGTGGGCTTGCTCGACGACCTGCTGGGCCTGCTCGGCGGTGGCGTTGGGGAGGCTGACGTCGAGTTCGACGCCGATGCCGAAGCCGCCTTCCTCGGTGGCACCGAGGTGGACGGTGGCCGAGACGGCCGAGTCGGTTACGTCGACGCCGGCCTCCTTGGCGACGAGGCGGAGGGCGGAGTGGAAGCACGCCGAGTAGCCGGCAGCGAAGAGCTGCTCGGGGTTGG contains:
- a CDS encoding organic hydroperoxide resistance protein, whose translation is MKKLYSTTAHATGDGRNGHVSSDDGVIDLDVRMPKELGGTGDATNPEQLFAAGYSACFHSALRLVAKEAGVDVTDSAVSATVHLGATEEGGFGIGVELDVSLPNATAEQAQQVVEQAHQVCPYSNATRNNIDVNLSVV
- a CDS encoding TIGR03617 family F420-dependent LLM class oxidoreductase; the encoded protein is MELDLMTGVASWSDTADLARRLEAAGFSGMLFTESSQTPWISIAMAAEAAPTLSFSTGIAVAFPRSPMIAAQYAWEIAGNTQGRFRLGLGSQVKAHVERRYAGEFDRPAARMRDYVLAVKASLRAFRREERLSHDGEFYPLSLLPTAWSPPTHEYGDVPVDISAVGPVMCRVAGEVADGIHVHPLHSAHYLQERLLPAVTAGAEAAGRTLADLDLIVPVFAVPGDTPEERAPLWERARTQIAFYGSTPNYAYQFDDLGFTDLTPRLTEAMRAGDMDALSALVTDEVLDHFAIPAPWDELADRLRERYDGIAARIVPYLAAESIARDPAAVNRWGAIARALR
- a CDS encoding lipopolysaccharide assembly protein LapA domain-containing protein; the encoded protein is MRAPDDMPTDTTPTDRTEAEPVRDYRGTGVMWAGGAVVVIVALAVIAAAQNTQDVEINFLWMDGTLPLVLLLLIAIGATVVVTESIGWAWRHRRRKRLREKDELKRLRKA